TCGAAAACCAGAACGACTCAATCCCTTTAATCACTTTAATGAACTGCTCTAAATCCACAGGCTTAGTGATGTAACAATTAGCGTTAAGCTGATACGCATTGATAATATCTTTTTGATTCCGTGATGTTGTTAGTACAATAACCGGAATACGTTTGAGATCTTTATCATTTTTTATTTCCGCCAGGACTTCTCTTCCATCTTTTTTAGGCAGATTAAGATCAAGCAAAATAAGGTCAGGAACCGGCGCTTCGGAATATTTTCCTCGTTTATAAAGGAAGTCCATGGCCTCTTCTCCATCGCTTGCCACACTTAATTTGTTACGCGCATTCGATTCTTTCAACACTTCTCGCGTTAAACGAACATCTCCAGGATTATCCTCGATGAGGAGTATTTCTATTGTTTTACCAATATCCCTTGAAGGCACATTCCCCCCCTAACCATGAATAAAAACATACAAACTCATTAAGAATAATTATTACATCTAATTAATTAACGCTAAACTATCATTATTTCA
Above is a window of Candidatus Margulisiibacteriota bacterium DNA encoding:
- a CDS encoding response regulator, which gives rise to MPSRDIGKTIEILLIEDNPGDVRLTREVLKESNARNKLSVASDGEEAMDFLYKRGKYSEAPVPDLILLDLNLPKKDGREVLAEIKNDKDLKRIPVIVLTTSRNQKDIINAYQLNANCYITKPVDLEQFIKVIKGIESFWFSIVELPSRAY